Proteins encoded in a region of the Streptomyces sp. V4I8 genome:
- a CDS encoding IS66 family transposase, translated as MSDAAVPPSYEELAVLVVQLREELAAARERIVVLEGQVVDLTARLGKNSANSSRPPSSDGLAKPAPKSLRGKSGRGPGRPKGQKGITLRQVADPDHRVEHRPHGPCAGCGADLAGAVVAGIERRQVFDLPERIGLEVTEHQVLTCRCACGRSEKASGPEGVRAPVQYGPRLAAAGVYLMHGQFLSKDRTATALADLFDASVAPGTVASWVRTCASRLDAFGRLVAGKVAGAAVAFFDETGFRTAGCLHWLHSASSGQFVHLSVHRRRGREGIDAAGILPGFTGIAMHDAWAPYDSYPQAEHALCSAHVLRELVAVTERGSEKARCAAYRAIDAVLALKKAAEEARADGLDAIAVSVKDGELGALAQAVADGLKATATRSSKTEAKYHALFRRLTKRWNDYLRWVHDLTLPFDNNPAEQTIRMAKLRIKVSGCLRTLHGAQDFAAIRTYLATATRHEQPMLDVLIQAMRGSPWMPALG; from the coding sequence GTGTCTGATGCTGCTGTGCCGCCTTCTTATGAGGAACTCGCTGTTCTGGTGGTGCAGTTGCGTGAGGAACTCGCCGCGGCGCGGGAACGGATCGTGGTACTGGAGGGTCAGGTCGTGGACCTGACGGCCCGGCTGGGGAAGAACTCGGCGAACTCTTCCAGGCCGCCGTCTTCGGACGGACTGGCGAAACCGGCTCCGAAGTCTCTGCGTGGGAAGTCCGGGCGGGGGCCGGGCCGCCCGAAAGGCCAGAAGGGCATCACGCTGCGGCAGGTCGCGGACCCCGACCACCGGGTCGAGCACCGGCCCCACGGCCCTTGCGCCGGCTGCGGTGCGGACCTGGCCGGGGCCGTCGTGGCCGGTATCGAGCGGCGTCAGGTCTTCGACCTGCCCGAACGTATCGGCCTGGAGGTCACCGAGCATCAGGTCCTGACCTGCCGGTGCGCGTGCGGGCGGAGCGAGAAGGCCTCCGGTCCCGAGGGCGTGCGGGCCCCGGTGCAGTACGGTCCCCGTCTCGCGGCCGCCGGCGTCTACCTGATGCACGGCCAGTTCCTGTCCAAGGACCGCACCGCCACCGCCCTGGCAGACCTCTTCGACGCGTCCGTCGCGCCGGGCACGGTGGCCTCGTGGGTACGCACTTGCGCGAGCCGGCTGGATGCCTTCGGCCGTCTCGTGGCCGGGAAGGTCGCCGGCGCGGCGGTGGCGTTCTTCGACGAGACGGGGTTCCGCACCGCCGGGTGCCTGCACTGGCTGCACTCCGCCTCCAGCGGCCAGTTCGTACACCTGTCGGTGCACCGCCGCCGCGGTCGCGAAGGCATCGACGCGGCCGGGATACTGCCCGGCTTCACCGGCATCGCCATGCACGACGCCTGGGCGCCCTACGACTCCTACCCGCAGGCCGAACACGCCTTGTGCTCGGCACACGTACTACGCGAACTGGTCGCGGTCACCGAGCGGGGCAGCGAGAAGGCCCGGTGCGCGGCCTACCGCGCCATCGACGCCGTGCTGGCCCTGAAGAAGGCCGCGGAAGAGGCCCGAGCGGACGGGCTCGACGCGATCGCCGTGTCCGTGAAGGACGGTGAGCTTGGGGCGCTGGCCCAGGCGGTGGCCGACGGGCTGAAGGCGACCGCCACCCGCAGCTCGAAGACCGAGGCGAAGTACCACGCCCTGTTCAGACGGCTGACGAAGCGCTGGAACGACTACCTGCGCTGGGTCCACGACCTCACACTGCCGTTCGACAACAACCCAGCCGAACAGACGATCAGGATGGCCAAGCTGCGGATCAAGGTCTCCGGCTGCCTGCGCACGCTGCACGGCGCGCAGGACTTCGCCGCGATCCGCACCTACCTGGCCACCGCCACCCGACACGAGCAGCCCATGCTCGACGTCCTCATCCAGGCCATGCGCGGCAGCCCCTGGATGCCCGCCCTCGGCTGA
- a CDS encoding RNA polymerase sigma factor, whose product MAEAGPGVGLTLEEVHTRHYGELVGYARKKLRAANVPQSFIDPEDVVGNAFVKACRNPARIEQPRAYLFQIVKREILEHTRRARYEQAAEASQADLRLEADDASDVISDRCEGRHALANLPAQQRAAVWATKGLGWSQAEYAQAAHKRPGTVATHVSRAVAALKTTLTAAPVVAVIFACAAGGVTLRRYTAASRAGHPHPELLLDVPQSVAHLLIIVAYISVALPTLLVVPPLRRLLRAIRQRIVRGLQLPPLDEPPGFASGAPRDRREHCTTCGEEAEHRPLTAEEKKWLSAQTGYPHDHGARRCTTRGCLAVKYGRDPADPEGMLLLPEANETSIIK is encoded by the coding sequence ATGGCTGAGGCGGGCCCGGGTGTGGGCCTCACCCTGGAGGAGGTCCACACCCGCCACTACGGCGAGTTGGTGGGGTATGCGCGTAAGAAGCTGCGTGCGGCGAACGTCCCGCAATCGTTCATCGACCCCGAGGACGTCGTGGGGAACGCCTTCGTCAAGGCCTGTCGCAACCCAGCCCGCATTGAGCAGCCCAGGGCCTACCTGTTCCAGATCGTGAAGCGGGAGATCCTCGAGCACACACGACGGGCGCGGTACGAGCAGGCGGCAGAGGCGTCGCAGGCCGATCTCCGGCTGGAGGCCGACGATGCAAGCGATGTGATCTCCGATCGATGCGAGGGGCGCCACGCCCTGGCCAACCTGCCTGCGCAACAGCGTGCGGCAGTATGGGCGACCAAAGGACTGGGCTGGTCTCAGGCCGAATACGCGCAGGCGGCGCACAAGCGCCCGGGAACGGTTGCCACCCACGTCTCACGGGCGGTGGCTGCCCTCAAGACCACGCTCACCGCGGCCCCAGTCGTGGCCGTCATCTTCGCCTGCGCTGCGGGCGGAGTGACTCTCCGCCGCTACACCGCAGCGAGCCGAGCCGGCCATCCGCACCCGGAACTGCTATTGGACGTACCCCAGTCCGTGGCACACCTGTTGATCATCGTTGCCTACATCAGCGTCGCGCTGCCCACCTTGCTGGTCGTCCCACCCCTGCGCAGACTGCTCAGAGCCATCAGGCAACGGATAGTTCGCGGCCTGCAGCTGCCACCGCTGGATGAGCCACCAGGATTCGCTTCGGGCGCCCCAAGGGACCGGAGAGAGCACTGCACAACCTGCGGCGAAGAAGCCGAACACAGACCGCTGACTGCGGAGGAGAAGAAGTGGCTGTCTGCTCAGACAGGCTATCCGCATGATCACGGGGCCAGGCGATGCACGACCAGAGGCTGCCTTGCGGTGAAGTACGGAAGGGACCCGGCAGACCCGGAAGGCATGCTTCTGCTGCCAGAAGCCAACGAGACCTCAATCATCAAGTGA
- a CDS encoding phosphoketolase — MSVDTQRTPTPLSDDELRLLDAHWRAANYLSVGQIYLMANSLLSEPLRPEHVKPRLLGHWGTSPGLNLVYTHLNRIIKARDLDTLCIWGPGHGGPAVVAGSWLDGSYTQTYPDITQDAAGMARLFKQFSFPGGIPSHVAPETPGSIHEGGELGYSLSHAYGAALDNPGLLVACVVGDGEAETGPLAASWHSNKFLDPVHDGAVLPILHLNGYKIANPTVLARLPEPELDALLQGYGHDPIHVTGDDPIAVHRAMAEAMDTALDRIAALQRAAREDGATERPHWPVIVLRTPKGWTGPAEVDGLPVEGTWRSHQVPLAAVRDNPEHLRQLEAWLRSYRPEELFDEHGRPVADVLACVPDGDRRLGATPHANGGLMLRELPLPPLERYAVPVDKPGATLHEPTRVLGDLLEDVMRNTAGRRDFRLVGPDETASNRLQAVYAASGKAWQAGTLDVDEHLDPHGRVMEILSEHTCQGWLEGYLLTGRHGLFSCYEAFVHIVDSMVNQHIKWLRVTRRLPWRAPIASLNYLLTSHVWRQDHNGFSHQDPGFVDHILNKSPEAVRVYLPPDANTLLSVADHALRSRDYVNVIVAGKQPCFDWLTMEQARAHCARGAGIWEWAGTENGREPDVVLACAGDVPTQEVLAAAQLLRRHLPELAVRVVNVVDIARLMPSEEHPHGMGDFEYDGLFTPDKPVIFAYHGYPWLIHRLAYRRTGHKNLHVRGYKEIGTTTTPFDMVVRNDLDRYRLVMDVIDRVPGLAVRAAAVRQRMEDARLRHHDWIRAHGTDLPEVADWAWDG, encoded by the coding sequence ATGTCCGTCGACACCCAGCGGACGCCGACCCCGCTCTCCGACGACGAGCTGAGGCTGCTGGACGCGCATTGGCGCGCCGCGAACTATCTGTCCGTCGGCCAGATCTACCTCATGGCGAACTCTCTGCTGAGCGAGCCGCTGCGCCCGGAGCACGTCAAGCCGCGGCTGCTCGGCCACTGGGGCACCTCGCCCGGGCTGAACCTCGTTTACACCCACCTCAACCGCATCATCAAGGCCCGTGACCTGGACACCCTGTGCATCTGGGGCCCCGGCCACGGCGGCCCCGCGGTAGTCGCGGGCTCCTGGCTGGACGGCTCATACACCCAGACCTACCCGGACATCACCCAGGACGCGGCCGGCATGGCCCGACTGTTCAAGCAATTCTCGTTCCCCGGCGGCATCCCCAGCCACGTCGCGCCCGAGACACCGGGCTCGATCCACGAGGGCGGCGAACTGGGCTACTCCCTCTCCCACGCCTACGGGGCCGCCCTGGACAATCCCGGCCTGCTGGTCGCCTGTGTCGTCGGCGACGGCGAGGCGGAGACCGGCCCGCTGGCCGCCTCCTGGCACTCCAACAAGTTCCTCGACCCCGTGCACGACGGGGCCGTCCTGCCGATCCTCCACCTCAACGGCTACAAGATCGCCAACCCGACCGTGCTCGCCCGGCTCCCTGAGCCCGAACTCGACGCGCTCCTACAGGGGTACGGCCACGACCCCATCCATGTGACCGGCGACGACCCGATCGCCGTCCACCGCGCGATGGCTGAGGCCATGGACACCGCCCTGGACCGCATCGCCGCGCTCCAGCGCGCCGCACGCGAGGACGGCGCGACCGAGCGCCCTCACTGGCCGGTGATCGTGCTGCGCACGCCGAAGGGCTGGACCGGCCCGGCCGAGGTCGACGGTCTGCCGGTGGAAGGCACGTGGCGCTCCCATCAGGTCCCGCTGGCCGCCGTCCGCGACAACCCGGAACACCTGCGGCAGTTGGAGGCGTGGCTGCGTTCGTACCGTCCCGAGGAGCTGTTCGACGAGCACGGCCGCCCCGTCGCCGACGTTCTGGCCTGCGTCCCGGACGGTGACCGCCGCCTGGGCGCCACCCCGCACGCCAACGGTGGTCTGATGCTGCGCGAACTGCCCCTGCCCCCGCTGGAGCGGTACGCCGTCCCCGTCGACAAACCCGGAGCGACCCTGCACGAACCCACCCGCGTCCTCGGCGACTTGCTGGAAGACGTCATGCGGAACACCGCCGGCCGGCGCGACTTCCGCCTCGTCGGCCCCGACGAGACCGCCTCCAACCGCCTCCAGGCCGTCTACGCGGCCAGCGGCAAGGCATGGCAGGCCGGCACTCTCGACGTGGACGAACACCTCGACCCGCACGGCCGGGTGATGGAGATCCTCTCCGAACACACCTGCCAGGGCTGGCTGGAGGGTTATCTGCTGACCGGTCGGCACGGGCTGTTCTCCTGCTACGAGGCGTTCGTGCACATCGTCGACTCGATGGTCAACCAGCACATCAAGTGGCTGCGCGTGACCCGGCGCCTGCCCTGGCGCGCCCCCATCGCCTCCCTCAACTACCTGCTCACCTCGCACGTGTGGCGCCAGGACCACAACGGCTTCTCCCACCAGGACCCCGGCTTCGTCGACCACATCCTCAACAAGAGCCCCGAGGCCGTACGGGTCTACCTGCCGCCGGACGCCAACACCCTGCTCTCGGTGGCCGACCACGCGCTGCGCAGCCGCGACTACGTCAACGTGATCGTGGCCGGCAAGCAGCCCTGCTTCGACTGGCTGACGATGGAGCAAGCCCGCGCCCACTGCGCGCGCGGAGCCGGGATCTGGGAGTGGGCTGGCACCGAGAACGGCCGCGAGCCGGACGTGGTGCTGGCCTGCGCCGGTGACGTGCCCACTCAGGAGGTGCTGGCCGCAGCTCAGCTGCTGCGCCGGCACCTGCCCGAGCTCGCCGTCCGCGTCGTCAACGTGGTCGACATCGCCCGGCTGATGCCGAGCGAGGAACACCCGCACGGCATGGGTGACTTCGAGTACGACGGGCTTTTCACGCCGGACAAGCCGGTGATCTTCGCCTACCACGGCTACCCGTGGCTGATCCACCGACTCGCCTACCGCCGCACCGGTCACAAGAACCTGCATGTGCGCGGCTACAAGGAGATCGGGACCACGACCACGCCGTTCGACATGGTGGTCCGCAACGACCTCGACCGCTACCGCCTGGTCATGGACGTCATCGACCGCGTGCCCGGCCTCGCGGTGCGCGCCGCCGCCGTACGCCAGCGGATGGAGGACGCCCGGCTGCGCCACCACGACTGGATCCGCGCCCACGGCACCGACCTGCCGGAGGTCGCCGACTGGGCCTGGGACGGCTGA